A window of the Streptomyces sp. Ag109_O5-10 genome harbors these coding sequences:
- a CDS encoding response regulator transcription factor yields MTSSTGSPIRVVIADDQQMVRQGFTVLLNAQPGIEVVGQAVDGLDAVAKVAELTPDVVLMDIRMPELGGIEATRRIVGERPHIRVLVLTTFDLDEYVYEALRSGASGFLLKDASADKLAEAVRVVAAGDALLAPGITRRLITQFSQLDGGGVRTPLKARIADLTERETEVLALIAQGLSNAEIAARLVVAEQTVKTHVSRILVKLGLRDRTQAAVFAYESGLIRPSGH; encoded by the coding sequence ATGACGAGCAGCACCGGCAGCCCCATCCGGGTGGTCATCGCCGACGACCAGCAGATGGTCCGGCAGGGCTTCACCGTGCTGCTGAACGCACAGCCCGGCATCGAGGTGGTCGGCCAGGCGGTGGACGGCCTGGACGCGGTGGCCAAGGTCGCCGAACTCACTCCCGACGTGGTCCTCATGGACATCCGCATGCCCGAACTGGGCGGCATCGAGGCCACCCGCCGGATCGTCGGCGAACGCCCGCACATCAGGGTGCTGGTGCTCACCACCTTCGACCTGGACGAGTACGTGTACGAGGCGTTGCGCTCGGGCGCGTCCGGGTTCCTGCTCAAGGACGCGTCCGCGGACAAACTGGCGGAGGCGGTGCGGGTGGTGGCCGCCGGCGACGCGCTGCTCGCGCCCGGCATCACCCGACGGCTGATCACCCAATTCTCCCAGCTGGACGGGGGCGGGGTGCGCACCCCGCTGAAGGCCCGGATCGCCGATCTGACCGAGCGCGAGACGGAGGTCCTCGCGCTGATCGCGCAGGGCCTGTCGAACGCGGAGATCGCCGCCCGGCTGGTCGTCGCGGAGCAGACCGTGAAGACCCACGTGAGCCGGATCCTGGTGAAGCTGGGCCTCAGGGACCGCACCCAGGCGGCGGTGTTCGCGTACGAGTCGGGGCTGATCAGGCCTTCCGGTCACTGA
- a CDS encoding sensor histidine kinase, translating to MSRLIAVTETGTRRPEWIGLGRVLRWLRILRDDLCTARVDPLPPSVWLRWLPHGVLCVAAIGITIGGVAQFQHNGHLGAGLASLLGFAAGGAVLLAMWRPVPAWWLSTGGMLAGALTLHGRLGTTPVVLFTWPWTVAGIIAQLLVLLLLALRVRVRVAVEALAVTVLVTWLLDGVWGAPPHQSTSAVTVILSVVVVALGTALRGRREARAELGRQASLTEEERARRTLLEERSRIARELHDVVAHHMSVISIQAQVAPHLVENPPDELRENLEGIRHNALEALTELRRVLGVLRSESPDEDAPDDPGTGPHSPQPTLDRLDTLVENTRAAGLTVTTRINGERRPMQSGVELSAYRIVQEALSNVLRHAPGATAHVEIEYIPYGLLLSVANSRPTRPAPPSPGAGHGLLGMRERATMLGGSLTAGPLADGGYRIFAEIPATAPGLMSGRTADPSTGTTRAPDPKDDRA from the coding sequence ATGTCTAGGCTGATCGCCGTGACGGAGACGGGGACCCGGCGGCCGGAGTGGATCGGGCTCGGCCGCGTGCTGCGCTGGCTGCGGATACTCCGCGACGACCTGTGCACCGCCCGCGTCGACCCGCTGCCCCCCTCCGTGTGGCTGCGCTGGCTGCCGCACGGTGTGCTGTGTGTGGCGGCGATCGGCATCACGATCGGTGGCGTGGCGCAGTTCCAGCACAACGGGCATCTGGGTGCTGGCCTGGCCTCACTGCTCGGGTTCGCCGCGGGCGGCGCCGTGCTCCTCGCGATGTGGCGGCCCGTCCCGGCGTGGTGGCTGTCGACAGGGGGCATGCTGGCGGGTGCCCTCACGCTGCACGGCCGGCTGGGCACGACACCGGTGGTCCTGTTCACGTGGCCCTGGACCGTGGCCGGGATCATCGCGCAGCTGCTGGTCCTGCTGTTGCTCGCACTGCGGGTCCGGGTGCGGGTGGCGGTCGAAGCCCTGGCCGTGACCGTCCTGGTCACCTGGCTCCTCGACGGGGTCTGGGGTGCGCCGCCGCACCAGTCCACCTCGGCGGTCACCGTCATCCTGTCCGTGGTCGTCGTGGCGCTCGGCACGGCCCTGCGCGGCCGCCGCGAGGCGCGCGCCGAGCTCGGCCGCCAGGCCTCGCTCACCGAGGAGGAGCGGGCCCGGCGCACCCTGCTGGAGGAGCGCAGCCGGATCGCGCGCGAGCTGCACGACGTGGTCGCCCACCACATGTCGGTCATCTCCATCCAGGCGCAGGTCGCCCCGCACCTGGTGGAGAACCCGCCGGACGAGCTGCGCGAGAACCTCGAAGGCATCCGGCACAACGCGCTGGAGGCGCTGACCGAACTGCGCCGGGTGCTGGGCGTCCTGCGCTCCGAGAGCCCCGACGAGGACGCGCCCGACGACCCCGGCACCGGCCCGCACAGCCCGCAGCCCACCCTGGACCGGCTGGACACGCTGGTCGAGAACACCAGGGCGGCCGGTCTGACCGTCACCACCCGGATCAACGGCGAGCGGCGCCCGATGCAGTCGGGCGTGGAGCTGTCGGCGTACAGGATCGTGCAGGAGGCGCTGAGCAACGTGCTGCGGCACGCGCCGGGAGCGACCGCCCATGTCGAGATCGAGTACATCCCCTACGGGCTCCTGCTGTCCGTCGCGAACTCCCGGCCGACCCGGCCCGCGCCACCGTCGCCGGGCGCCGGGCACGGGCTGCTCGGCATGCGGGAGCGGGCCACGATGCTCGGCGGTTCGCTGACGGCGGGCCCCCTGGCGGACGGCGGCTACCGGATCTTCGCGGAGATCCCGGCCACCGCGCCCGGCCTGATGTCCGGCAGGACCGCGGACCCCAGCACCGGCACCACCCGTGCCCCCGACCCGAAGGACGACCGCGCATGA
- a CDS encoding response regulator transcription factor — protein MTDRTIRVLIADDQMMVREGFSVLLNAMPDIEVVGEAVNGRQAVDRVRELAPDVVLMDIRMPELNGIEATREIVAADTTSKVLVLTTFDLDEYVYQALRAGASGFLLKDASARQLAEGVRVVASGEALLAPSVTKRLISEFSKLSDVPRLMPTAHAAYGDLTDRETEVLVLIAQGLSNAEMAERLVVAESTVKTHVSRILVKLGLRDRTQAAVFAYEARLVTPG, from the coding sequence ATGACCGACCGGACCATCCGCGTACTGATCGCCGACGACCAGATGATGGTGCGCGAGGGCTTCTCGGTCCTGCTGAACGCGATGCCGGACATCGAGGTCGTCGGCGAGGCGGTCAACGGCCGGCAGGCGGTCGACCGGGTCCGTGAACTCGCCCCCGACGTGGTTCTGATGGACATCCGCATGCCCGAGCTGAACGGCATCGAGGCGACGCGCGAGATAGTCGCCGCCGACACCACGTCCAAGGTTCTCGTCCTGACCACCTTCGACCTCGACGAGTACGTCTACCAGGCGCTGCGCGCCGGGGCCTCCGGCTTCCTCCTCAAGGACGCCTCGGCCCGCCAACTGGCCGAAGGCGTACGGGTGGTGGCGTCGGGCGAGGCCCTCCTCGCGCCCTCGGTCACCAAACGCCTCATCAGCGAGTTCTCCAAGCTCTCCGACGTCCCGCGGCTGATGCCCACGGCCCACGCGGCCTACGGCGACCTCACCGACCGGGAGACGGAGGTCCTGGTCCTCATCGCCCAGGGCCTGTCCAACGCGGAGATGGCCGAGCGCCTGGTGGTGGCCGAGTCGACCGTGAAGACCCACGTCAGCCGGATCCTGGTGAAGCTGGGCCTCAGGGACCGCACCCAGGCGGCGGTGTTCGCCTACGAGGCACGGCTGGTGACGCCGGGATAG
- a CDS encoding acyltransferase produces MRDRVGHLAHRLDAATPSGRDRSVDALRAVAVLGVVLGHWLVTALVADGGELHTGSPLQHLPELAPVSWLFQTLAVFFLVGGHVATRGYATARADGLPYHRWLTARLSRLSRPVAALLVLWTIVTTALLLSGTDFTTVRTLAKLALSPLWFLVVFAALTAATPLVARLNPLWPLAVVLHVDLLRFGFGAPAGVGWVNLAAGWLVPYSLGAAWTRGELDRPRAGWVLLIGGTAATAGLVAWAGYPASMVGVPGASVSNLDPPTLAAVTFGLAQCGLALLLRERLRRTMRRPLAWAAVAFVNLSAMTIFLWHQTALMATTATGLLVGRLPGLHTAPDHLGWVAARLLWLPAFALMLGLCWAAFHGYERGRPRTRSRVVRSRPSADRANPTGARHV; encoded by the coding sequence GTGCGGGACCGCGTGGGACACCTCGCCCACCGCCTCGACGCCGCCACCCCGTCCGGCCGGGACCGTTCCGTGGACGCCCTGCGCGCGGTCGCCGTCCTCGGCGTGGTCCTGGGCCACTGGCTGGTGACGGCACTGGTGGCGGACGGCGGCGAACTGCACACCGGCAGCCCCCTCCAGCACCTGCCGGAGCTGGCCCCGGTCTCCTGGCTCTTCCAGACCCTCGCCGTGTTCTTCCTGGTCGGCGGCCACGTCGCCACCCGCGGCTATGCCACCGCCCGGGCCGACGGCCTCCCGTACCACCGCTGGCTGACAGCCCGTCTGTCCCGCCTCTCCCGGCCGGTCGCCGCGCTCCTCGTCCTCTGGACGATCGTGACCACCGCCCTCCTGCTGTCCGGAACCGACTTCACCACCGTCCGCACACTCGCCAAACTCGCCCTGTCCCCCCTCTGGTTCCTCGTGGTCTTCGCGGCGCTGACGGCGGCGACCCCGCTCGTCGCCCGGCTCAACCCGCTGTGGCCGCTGGCCGTCGTTCTCCATGTGGACCTGCTTCGATTCGGCTTCGGCGCCCCGGCCGGCGTCGGCTGGGTGAACCTTGCGGCCGGCTGGCTGGTGCCGTACTCCCTGGGTGCCGCCTGGACCCGCGGCGAACTGGACCGCCCGCGCGCCGGCTGGGTCCTGCTCATAGGCGGTACGGCGGCGACGGCCGGCCTCGTCGCGTGGGCGGGCTACCCGGCGTCGATGGTCGGCGTCCCCGGCGCGTCCGTCTCCAACCTCGACCCGCCCACTCTGGCCGCCGTCACCTTCGGCCTGGCCCAGTGCGGCCTGGCCCTGCTCCTGCGCGAGCGGCTGCGCCGCACGATGCGCCGCCCCCTGGCCTGGGCGGCGGTGGCCTTCGTGAACCTCTCCGCGATGACGATCTTCCTCTGGCACCAGACGGCTCTCATGGCGACCACGGCCACCGGCCTCCTGGTCGGCCGCCTGCCCGGCCTCCACACGGCCCCCGACCACCTCGGCTGGGTCGCGGCCCGTCTGCTCTGGCTGCCGGCCTTCGCCCTGATGCTCGGTCTATGCTGGGCGGCCTTCCACGGGTACGAGCGCGGCCGCCCCCGGACCCGCTCGCGCGTCGTCCGGAGCCGCCCCTCCGCCGACCGGGCGAACCCGACGGGAGCCCGCCATGTCTAG
- a CDS encoding ABC transporter permease, which produces MSTLAGTGTLLRFALRRDRVTTPVWLAVNALMVLSMPSTLRSLYGTDTERTDLVHQLQTNASYRALIGPLHDTSLGGLTAWRVGVYAGLLAAVTGLLVVVRHTRDEEESGRAELLASGAVGRRASLTAALLAAAVANAVLTLLVTAGLAAEGTAGALALGLGLGATGMVFATTAAIVAQFTESARLARGLTSAVLGAAFVLRAAGDSASDDGSSPWTWLSPLGWLENLRPFAAERWWVLLLFAAAMLLQAAAAYALAGRRDLGMSFFPTRPGPAAGRLGSAAALAWRLQRGGVLGWSLGFFLAGVVYGGLTEGAAGLVGDNDSARKIFERMGGQSGLTNAFLASMVGMLGLVAALYVVASVLRLSGEETSGRAEPLLAAPVGRLRWAAGHLTVAFAGAALIMLLAAAGFAVGYGRQVGPILGACLVQLPAVWVVGGVAVLLYGIAPRLAPAAWGVAAATLLIGWVGPALNAPRLVLDLSPFGHLPKLPGGGMEWGPVLALTGLAAVLAGAGLVGLRRRDLTG; this is translated from the coding sequence ATGAGCACCCTCGCCGGTACCGGCACCCTGCTGCGCTTCGCGCTCCGCCGCGACCGCGTGACCACCCCCGTGTGGCTCGCGGTGAACGCGCTGATGGTCCTCTCCATGCCGAGCACCCTGCGGAGCCTGTACGGCACGGACACCGAACGCACCGACCTGGTCCACCAGTTGCAGACCAACGCCTCCTACCGTGCGCTGATCGGCCCGCTGCACGACACCTCCCTCGGCGGCCTGACGGCCTGGCGGGTGGGCGTGTACGCCGGGCTCCTCGCGGCCGTGACCGGCCTGCTCGTCGTCGTACGGCACACCCGCGACGAGGAGGAGAGCGGCCGCGCGGAACTCCTCGCGTCGGGCGCGGTGGGCCGCCGGGCGTCGCTGACCGCGGCCCTGCTGGCGGCGGCGGTCGCGAACGCCGTGCTCACCCTGCTCGTCACCGCGGGCCTGGCGGCCGAGGGCACGGCGGGTGCGCTCGCCCTCGGCCTCGGCCTGGGCGCCACCGGCATGGTCTTCGCCACGACGGCGGCGATCGTCGCCCAGTTCACCGAGAGCGCCCGCCTGGCCAGGGGCCTGACGTCGGCGGTCCTGGGCGCGGCCTTCGTGCTGCGCGCCGCGGGCGACTCGGCGAGCGACGACGGCTCCTCCCCGTGGACCTGGCTCTCCCCGCTCGGCTGGCTGGAGAACCTGCGCCCGTTCGCCGCCGAACGCTGGTGGGTGCTCCTGCTCTTCGCGGCGGCGATGCTGCTGCAGGCCGCGGCCGCCTATGCCCTGGCCGGGCGCCGGGACCTCGGCATGAGCTTCTTCCCCACCCGCCCCGGCCCGGCCGCCGGCCGTCTCGGCTCCGCCGCCGCGCTCGCCTGGCGGCTCCAGCGGGGCGGTGTGCTCGGCTGGTCGCTCGGCTTCTTCCTGGCCGGCGTGGTCTACGGCGGCCTGACCGAGGGCGCGGCCGGCCTGGTCGGCGACAACGACAGCGCCCGGAAGATCTTCGAACGGATGGGCGGCCAGAGCGGGCTGACCAACGCGTTCCTCGCCTCGATGGTCGGGATGCTGGGGCTGGTCGCCGCGCTGTACGTCGTCGCGTCGGTCCTGCGCCTGAGCGGCGAGGAGACCTCGGGCCGCGCCGAACCCCTCCTCGCCGCCCCGGTCGGCCGCCTGCGCTGGGCGGCCGGCCACCTGACCGTCGCCTTCGCGGGCGCCGCCCTGATCATGCTCCTCGCCGCCGCGGGCTTCGCCGTCGGCTACGGCAGGCAGGTGGGCCCGATCCTGGGCGCCTGCCTGGTGCAGCTCCCGGCGGTGTGGGTGGTCGGCGGGGTCGCGGTGCTGCTGTACGGCATCGCGCCTCGACTGGCCCCGGCCGCCTGGGGCGTGGCCGCGGCCACCCTCCTCATCGGCTGGGTGGGCCCGGCCCTCAACGCCCCCCGACTCGTCCTCGACCTCTCCCCCTTCGGGCACCTGCCGAAGCTGCCGGGCGGCGGGATGGAGTGGGGGCCGGTGCTGGCACTGACCGGGCTGGCGGCGGTGCTGGCCGGGGCGGGGCTGGTGGGGCTGCGGCGGCGGGACCTGACCGGCTGA
- a CDS encoding sensor histidine kinase: MTETTPSQPMPQQPDGAFEPYKPRSPEIRAVLDALGRLRQDLFQDAFAYRPLPPMSTERPFARRLPGPLRKYAPWTTHLAVAAAGVLVLLVSVADRRWQGPAVALLSGLLVLAPVLLTLARPVAAFWLSLVVTWIGSVLSSAWDEWPWQPGNFLSHLVVLAVVAVRTRPRTAAWMWAITAFYGALSVQLLGAGHYGNDVGSMLVVSAIVLLAVTIRQIRREAEQTVTAQQTVTAHERSRRTLLEERTTIARELHDVVAHHMSVVAIQAEAAPYRVENPPPELEKAFVTIRENAVAALTELRRVLGVVRAEDYEVPEAPQPTLADLDALLDNVRQAGLAVDKGVTGAVRELPQGVELSAYRIVQEALSNTLRHAPGADARVEIGYVIGGLGLRVVNGPPPQPALVKPSPGAGHGITGMRERVSMLNGEMTAAPTPEGGYEVTVFLPVATAREGDA; this comes from the coding sequence GTGACCGAGACGACCCCTTCGCAGCCGATGCCGCAGCAGCCGGACGGCGCGTTCGAACCGTACAAGCCGCGCAGCCCGGAGATCCGGGCGGTGCTGGACGCCCTGGGCAGGTTGCGGCAGGACCTGTTCCAGGACGCCTTCGCCTACCGGCCGTTGCCGCCGATGAGCACCGAGCGTCCGTTCGCCCGCCGGCTGCCCGGCCCGCTGCGTAAGTACGCGCCCTGGACCACGCATCTGGCGGTGGCCGCGGCGGGCGTGCTGGTGCTGCTGGTGTCCGTCGCGGACCGGCGGTGGCAGGGGCCTGCCGTGGCCCTGCTGTCCGGGCTGCTCGTGCTGGCGCCGGTGCTGCTCACCCTGGCGCGTCCGGTCGCCGCCTTCTGGCTGTCCCTCGTCGTGACCTGGATCGGCTCCGTGCTGTCCAGCGCTTGGGACGAATGGCCGTGGCAGCCGGGCAACTTCCTCTCCCACCTGGTGGTGCTCGCGGTCGTCGCGGTCCGCACCCGTCCGCGCACGGCGGCCTGGATGTGGGCGATCACCGCGTTCTACGGTGCCCTGAGCGTCCAGCTCCTCGGCGCGGGTCACTACGGCAACGACGTCGGCTCGATGCTGGTCGTCTCCGCGATAGTCCTGCTGGCCGTCACCATCCGGCAGATCCGCCGGGAGGCCGAGCAGACGGTGACCGCCCAGCAGACGGTGACCGCGCACGAGCGGTCCCGGCGCACGCTCCTCGAAGAGCGCACCACGATCGCCCGCGAGCTGCACGACGTGGTCGCCCACCACATGTCCGTCGTCGCCATCCAGGCGGAGGCCGCCCCCTACCGGGTCGAGAACCCGCCGCCGGAGCTGGAGAAGGCGTTCGTCACGATCCGGGAGAACGCGGTGGCGGCCCTCACCGAACTGCGCCGCGTGCTGGGCGTGGTCCGCGCCGAGGACTACGAGGTGCCGGAGGCCCCGCAGCCCACCCTCGCCGACCTGGACGCGCTCCTCGACAACGTGCGACAGGCGGGCCTCGCGGTCGACAAGGGGGTGACCGGCGCGGTCCGTGAACTCCCGCAGGGCGTGGAGCTGTCGGCGTACCGGATCGTCCAGGAGGCGCTGAGCAACACCCTGCGCCACGCGCCGGGAGCGGACGCACGCGTCGAGATCGGCTACGTCATCGGCGGCCTGGGCCTGCGCGTGGTCAACGGCCCGCCGCCGCAGCCCGCCCTCGTCAAACCGTCCCCGGGCGCCGGCCACGGCATCACCGGCATGCGGGAGCGGGTCTCCATGCTGAACGGCGAGATGACGGCGGCCCCGACGCCCGAAGGAGGCTACGAGGTGACGGTCTTCCTTCCCGTCGCCACCGCCCGCGAGGGTGACGCATGA
- a CDS encoding GbsR/MarR family transcriptional regulator has product MTTDAMGRDQEAVSKFVESFAAQLVEAGMQRMPARIFAALLSSDSGALTSAELGEQLQVSPAAVSGGVRYLAQQHMVSREREPGSRRERYRVHSNQWYEALTSREAVIKRWEGALREGVSSLGPDTPAGRRMAETLAFFEFVDDEIGKMMERWRVHRDRLFGEG; this is encoded by the coding sequence ATGACTACGGATGCGATGGGGCGCGATCAGGAGGCCGTCTCGAAGTTCGTCGAGAGCTTCGCGGCACAGCTCGTCGAGGCCGGGATGCAGCGGATGCCGGCCCGGATCTTCGCGGCCCTGTTGTCATCCGACTCGGGCGCCCTGACCTCCGCGGAACTGGGGGAGCAGTTGCAGGTCAGCCCGGCGGCGGTGTCCGGCGGGGTGCGCTATCTCGCCCAGCAGCACATGGTCTCGCGCGAGCGGGAGCCGGGCTCCCGGCGGGAGCGGTACCGGGTGCACAGCAACCAGTGGTACGAGGCGCTCACCAGCCGGGAGGCCGTGATCAAGCGGTGGGAGGGGGCGCTGCGGGAGGGCGTGAGCAGCCTCGGCCCCGACACCCCGGCCGGGCGGCGGATGGCCGAGACGCTGGCCTTCTTCGAGTTCGTCGACGACGAGATCGGGAAGATGATGGAGCGCTGGCGGGTCCACCGTGATCGGCTCTTCGGCGAGGGGTGA
- a CDS encoding APC family permease encodes MAVDEGVAPATETGGEGTVHRLKPNAIGLLGVVFMAVATAAPITAMTGNVPFMVSSGNGIGAPASYLVAMVVLAIFSVGFTSMAKHITSTGAFYGFISYGLGRTAGLASGLLATFAYVVFEPAMIGIFSVFANTTLKDQTGLDVPWWAFAVLMLAINATGTWFGVSVAEKLLVVLLGTEVTVLAAMAVSVALHGGGPHGFAFAPVNPVNAFKGTSAGLGLFFAFWSWVGFESTAMYGEESRDPKRIIPKATMISVLGVGVFYVFVSWMAITGNGEAAAVQAASSANPLALFFDPTEHYVGHWAVVLMQWLMITGSLACGMAFHNCAARYMYALGREGVLPKLQHTVGRTHARHGSPHVAGLVQTVISAVLIAAFWIAGKDPYNALYVLLAILGTMAILVVQAVCSFAVLVYFRRNHPESRHWFRTFTAPLVGGVAMLGVVALLVSNMGAAAGAESGSLLLKATPWLVALVAGTGVGYAQYLKRRSPERYALLGRTVLEETRER; translated from the coding sequence ATGGCAGTGGACGAGGGAGTCGCCCCGGCGACGGAGACAGGCGGCGAGGGCACGGTTCACCGGCTCAAGCCCAACGCGATCGGCCTGCTCGGGGTGGTCTTCATGGCCGTCGCGACCGCCGCGCCGATCACCGCGATGACCGGCAACGTGCCCTTCATGGTGTCGTCCGGCAACGGCATCGGCGCCCCGGCCAGCTATCTCGTCGCAATGGTCGTCCTGGCGATCTTTTCCGTCGGCTTCACGTCGATGGCGAAGCACATCACCTCGACGGGCGCCTTCTACGGCTTCATCTCCTACGGCCTCGGCCGCACCGCGGGCCTCGCCTCGGGCCTGCTCGCCACCTTCGCGTACGTCGTCTTCGAACCAGCGATGATCGGCATCTTCTCGGTCTTCGCCAACACGACCCTGAAGGACCAGACCGGCCTCGACGTCCCGTGGTGGGCGTTCGCCGTCCTGATGCTCGCGATCAACGCGACCGGCACCTGGTTCGGCGTCAGCGTCGCCGAGAAGCTGCTCGTCGTCCTCCTCGGCACCGAGGTGACCGTCCTCGCGGCGATGGCCGTCTCGGTCGCCCTGCACGGCGGCGGCCCGCACGGCTTCGCCTTCGCCCCGGTCAACCCGGTCAACGCCTTCAAGGGGACCAGCGCCGGCCTCGGCCTCTTCTTCGCCTTCTGGTCCTGGGTCGGCTTCGAGTCCACGGCGATGTACGGCGAGGAGTCCCGCGACCCGAAGCGGATCATCCCCAAGGCGACGATGATCTCGGTCCTGGGCGTCGGCGTCTTCTACGTCTTCGTCTCCTGGATGGCCATCACCGGCAACGGTGAGGCGGCGGCCGTGCAGGCGGCCTCGTCCGCGAACCCGCTCGCGCTCTTCTTCGACCCGACCGAGCACTACGTCGGCCACTGGGCGGTCGTCCTCATGCAGTGGCTGATGATCACCGGCTCGCTGGCCTGCGGGATGGCCTTCCACAACTGCGCCGCCCGCTACATGTACGCGCTGGGCCGCGAGGGCGTCCTGCCGAAGCTGCAGCACACCGTCGGCCGCACCCACGCGCGGCACGGCTCCCCGCACGTCGCCGGCCTGGTCCAGACGGTGATATCCGCCGTCCTGATCGCCGCGTTCTGGATCGCGGGCAAGGACCCGTACAACGCCCTCTACGTCCTGCTCGCCATCCTCGGCACCATGGCGATCCTGGTCGTGCAGGCGGTGTGCTCGTTCGCGGTACTCGTCTACTTCCGCCGGAACCACCCCGAGAGCCGGCACTGGTTCCGTACCTTCACCGCCCCGCTCGTCGGCGGCGTCGCGATGCTCGGTGTGGTCGCCCTGCTGGTGTCCAACATGGGCGCCGCGGCGGGCGCCGAGTCCGGCTCACTGCTGCTGAAGGCGACACCGTGGCTGGTGGCGCTGGTCGCGGGCACGGGCGTCGGCTACGCCCAGTACCTCAAGCGGCGGTCGCCGGAGCGGTACGCGCTGCTGGGGCGGACGGTGCTGGAGGAGACGAGGGAACGGTAG
- a CDS encoding cytochrome P450, producing the protein MAAFDPWDPDFLADPYPAYAELRARGRVQYFEPTNQWLVPHHADVSALLRDRRLGRTYQHRFTHEDFGRSAPAPEHEPFHTLNDHGMLDLEPPDHTRIRRLVSKAFTPRTVERLKPYVSRLAGELVDGLVRSGGGDLLADVAEPLPVAVIAEMLGIPEADRAPLRPWSADICGMYELNPSEDTAAKAVRASVEFSDYLRELIAERRKEPGDDLISGLIEAHDEGDRLTEQEMISTAVLLLNAGHEATVNATVNGWYALFRNPAQLAALRADHSLVPTAIEELMRYDTPLQLFERWVLDEIEIDGTTVPRGAEIAMLFGSANHDPAVFRDPGHLDLTRRDNPHISFSAGIHYCIGAPLARLELAASMTALLERAPTLTLTAEPRRKPNFVIRGLEGLSVEVG; encoded by the coding sequence ATGGCAGCCTTCGACCCCTGGGACCCGGACTTCCTGGCCGACCCGTATCCCGCGTACGCCGAGCTCCGCGCCCGGGGCCGGGTGCAGTACTTCGAGCCCACGAACCAGTGGCTGGTTCCGCACCACGCCGACGTCTCGGCGCTGCTGCGGGACCGGCGGCTGGGGCGGACGTACCAGCACCGGTTCACGCACGAGGACTTCGGGCGCAGTGCGCCCGCGCCGGAACACGAGCCGTTCCACACGCTCAACGACCACGGCATGCTGGACCTCGAACCGCCGGACCACACCCGCATCCGCCGCCTGGTGTCGAAGGCGTTCACCCCGCGCACCGTGGAGCGGCTCAAGCCGTACGTGTCCCGGCTCGCCGGAGAACTGGTCGACGGGCTGGTGCGCAGCGGCGGCGGCGACCTGCTCGCCGACGTCGCCGAACCGCTCCCCGTCGCCGTCATCGCCGAGATGCTGGGCATCCCGGAGGCGGACCGCGCCCCGCTGCGCCCCTGGTCGGCGGACATCTGCGGAATGTACGAGCTGAACCCGTCGGAGGACACGGCCGCGAAGGCGGTCCGGGCCTCCGTGGAGTTCTCCGACTACCTGCGGGAGCTGATCGCCGAGCGGCGCAAGGAGCCCGGCGACGACCTGATCTCCGGGCTCATCGAGGCGCACGACGAGGGCGACCGGCTCACCGAGCAGGAGATGATCTCCACCGCCGTACTCCTCCTCAACGCGGGCCACGAGGCGACCGTCAACGCCACGGTCAACGGCTGGTACGCGCTCTTCCGCAACCCCGCCCAGCTCGCCGCCCTGCGCGCCGACCACTCCCTGGTCCCCACCGCGATCGAGGAGCTGATGCGCTACGACACCCCGCTCCAGCTCTTCGAGCGCTGGGTGCTGGACGAGATCGAGATCGACGGCACGACCGTCCCCCGCGGCGCCGAGATCGCCATGCTCTTCGGCTCCGCCAACCACGATCCGGCCGTCTTCCGCGACCCAGGCCACCTCGACCTGACCCGCCGCGACAACCCCCACATCTCTTTCAGCGCCGGCATCCACTACTGCATCGGCGCCCCCCTGGCCCGCCTCGAACTGGCCGCCTCCATGACGGCCCTGCTGGAGCGGGCACCGACCCTGACCTTGACGGCGGAGCCGAGGCGGAAGCCGAACTTCGTGATCCGGGGGTTGGAGGGGTTGAGCGTGGAGGTGGGGTGA